A single Pantoea rwandensis DNA region contains:
- a CDS encoding GNAT family N-acetyltransferase, with protein sequence MEMQWLDCHHSELSAQQLYTVLALRNHVFIVEQNCPYQDVDGQDLRAENRHIMGFLDGKLLAYARVLTPSLDSAPVLIGRVIVSEEARGLKLGYRLMEKALESCDTHWPQRTIYLSAQAHLEGFYGRLGFKAVGDVYMEDNIPHIGMQKA encoded by the coding sequence ATGGAAATGCAATGGCTTGATTGCCACCACAGTGAACTGAGTGCACAGCAGTTGTATACCGTGCTGGCACTGCGCAATCACGTATTCATTGTGGAGCAAAACTGCCCCTATCAAGACGTAGATGGTCAGGATTTGCGAGCAGAGAATCGCCACATTATGGGCTTCCTTGACGGAAAATTATTGGCCTACGCTCGCGTGCTTACGCCCTCACTGGACAGCGCCCCGGTGCTGATTGGTCGCGTGATCGTGTCCGAAGAAGCGCGTGGCCTGAAGTTGGGCTATCGACTGATGGAGAAAGCACTGGAGAGCTGCGATACCCATTGGCCGCAACGCACTATTTATTTATCGGCGCAGGCCCATCTGGAAGGTTTTTACGGTCGGCTTGGCTTCAAAGCGGTGGGGGACGTTTACATGGAAGATAACATTCCGCACATCGGTATGCAGAAAGCGTAA
- a CDS encoding glucan biosynthesis protein D → MNRRKFMKASMALSAASGMTGLSSLFAQSAWANDGIADGTAVRFDFDSLKKKASALAKQPWGGAPGPLPDTLANLTPQAYNEIQYDANHSLWNNIPDRELDVQFFHVGMGFKRRIRMFSVDADSREAREIHFRPELFNYHNANVDTQQLVGKTDLGFAGFRAFKKPELARRDIVSFLGASYFRAVDETFQYGLSARGVAVNTFSNGHEEFPDFTAFWFETPKADDTTFVVYALLDGASVTGAYKFTIHCEEKRVVMEVENHLFARNDIRQLGISPMTSMFSCGTNERRICNTYHPQIHDSDRLAMWTGKGEWIARPLNNPQRLQFNAYEDENPRGFGLLQLNHDFKDYQDVIGWYDKRPSLWVEPIGKWGKGAINLMEIPTTGETLDNVVCFWQPTEPVKAGSEFNFQYKLYWSQLPPVRSGLARVDATRTGIGGFPEGWAPGEHFPDQWCRRFAIDFVGGDLKAAAPKGIEPVITVNAGTIKQVEILYVEPLNGYRILFDWYPNSDSTKPVDMRLFLRTKDETLSETWLYQYFPPPPDQRKYTDDRQMTPG, encoded by the coding sequence ATGAATCGTAGAAAATTTATGAAAGCGTCCATGGCCCTCTCTGCCGCAAGCGGCATGACCGGGCTCTCCTCGCTGTTTGCGCAGTCCGCCTGGGCCAATGATGGCATCGCCGACGGCACCGCAGTGCGCTTCGATTTCGACTCACTGAAAAAGAAAGCCTCCGCGCTGGCGAAACAGCCCTGGGGCGGCGCACCCGGCCCGCTTCCTGACACCCTGGCCAATCTGACACCGCAGGCCTACAACGAAATTCAGTACGATGCCAACCATTCGCTGTGGAACAACATTCCCGATCGCGAACTGGATGTGCAGTTCTTCCACGTGGGGATGGGCTTTAAACGCCGTATCCGCATGTTCTCAGTGGATGCCGATAGCCGTGAAGCGCGCGAAATCCACTTCCGTCCCGAACTGTTTAACTACCACAACGCTAACGTCGATACCCAACAACTGGTCGGCAAAACCGATTTGGGCTTCGCCGGTTTCCGCGCGTTTAAAAAGCCAGAACTGGCGCGTCGCGATATCGTCTCGTTCCTCGGCGCGAGCTACTTCCGTGCGGTTGATGAAACCTTCCAGTACGGCTTGTCAGCGCGCGGTGTGGCAGTAAACACCTTTAGCAACGGCCACGAAGAGTTCCCGGACTTTACCGCCTTCTGGTTTGAAACACCGAAAGCCGACGACACCACCTTTGTGGTTTATGCGCTGCTGGACGGCGCCAGCGTGACCGGTGCGTACAAGTTCACCATCCACTGCGAAGAGAAACGCGTGGTGATGGAGGTGGAAAACCACCTGTTTGCTCGTAACGACATTCGTCAGCTCGGCATCTCGCCGATGACCAGTATGTTTAGCTGCGGCACCAACGAGCGTCGCATATGTAATACCTATCATCCACAAATCCATGACTCCGATCGTCTGGCAATGTGGACCGGTAAAGGGGAATGGATTGCACGTCCGCTGAACAACCCGCAGCGCTTGCAGTTCAATGCTTATGAAGATGAAAACCCACGTGGTTTTGGTCTGCTGCAGCTCAATCACGACTTCAAAGATTATCAGGATGTCATTGGCTGGTACGACAAGCGCCCAAGCCTGTGGGTTGAGCCGATTGGCAAGTGGGGCAAAGGCGCCATCAACCTGATGGAGATCCCGACGACCGGTGAAACCCTGGATAACGTGGTGTGCTTCTGGCAGCCAACGGAACCGGTTAAAGCGGGCAGCGAATTTAACTTCCAGTACAAACTTTACTGGAGCCAACTGCCGCCCGTGCGCAGCGGGCTGGCGCGCGTGGATGCCACACGTACCGGCATCGGCGGTTTCCCGGAAGGTTGGGCGCCGGGCGAGCACTTCCCCGATCAGTGGTGCCGTCGCTTTGCGATTGATTTCGTCGGTGGCGACCTGAAAGCCGCTGCGCCGAAAGGCATTGAGCCGGTTATTACGGTCAATGCCGGCACCATCAAGCAGGTTGAGATTCTTTATGTGGAGCCGCTTAACGGCTACCGCATTCTGTTTGACTGGTATCCGAACAGCGACTCTACTAAGCCGGTGGATATGCGCCTGTTCCTGCGCACCAAAGATGAGACCTTAAGTGAAACCTGGTTGTATCAGTATTTCCCACCGCCGCCGGATCAGCGTAAATACACTGATGATCGGCAGATGACGCCGGGCTGA
- the elaB gene encoding stress response protein ElaB encodes MSSSDQFETRLDDDLALLTETLEEVLKSSGDPADQKYIELKLKAEQALEDVKNRVSQASDSYYYRAKKAAYRADDYVHEKPWQGIGIGAAAGLFVGLLLARR; translated from the coding sequence GTGTCATCTTCAGATCAATTTGAAACTCGCCTTGATGACGACCTGGCGCTACTGACAGAAACTTTGGAAGAAGTACTGAAATCGTCGGGCGATCCGGCCGATCAAAAGTACATCGAATTGAAACTTAAAGCGGAACAAGCACTGGAAGACGTGAAGAATCGCGTTAGCCAGGCTTCTGACAGCTATTATTACCGTGCCAAAAAAGCGGCCTATCGTGCCGACGATTATGTGCATGAAAAACCGTGGCAGGGGATCGGCATTGGCGCCGCCGCTGGCCTGTTTGTCGGTTTACTGTTGGCCCGCCGTTAA